Within the Methanobacterium sp. BRmetb2 genome, the region AAAAAATAGAAACTCGTATAGTGTTTATTGTCCCATTGGTTATTATTCTAATAATTGAATTACTTTATCTTTTGTCTCCTATTTATTGGGAGCCGCAAAAAATTATACATTTTTTACAAGGTGCAACTGGATGGAATCTATTTAGATCCATTGGTTTAGGACTTATAATAATGGGATTATATCCTATTATAGTCCCAGAGAATATCAAAAGAGAATATGGATTCATATTAATATTTTTGGGCATAATTAAACTCTTAAACGGTTTTATCGATGTAGATTCGCCTTTAGTGCATATTTATGATAAATTATTCTATGAATTTGGTGCTATAATCTCGGTGATAGTTATATCAGCACTACTCTATGTGATTGTTAAAATTTTCATGGAATCGGTTACCCTTATCCGTGAAGACGATCAAAGTAGTAATGACAGTGAAAATCATGAACAAAAAAGCTAGAAACACAACGTTAAAGGCAATACTGGATGTTATTCTTTATGATAATCCTTCGACCCAGGATGAAATTGCAGAAAAACTGGGAATAACTAGAAGGTATGTTACAAAGCTTCTTCAACCTCTTATTAAAGAAAATGTAGTAAGAAGAGCTTATATTTTGGATTTAAAAAAGTTTGATGAATTTTCAGACATGTTTGAAGAAGAAAAAACTTCAAGAGAACATGCTGGAACTTTCATTATAAAAGACGTATTAAAGGATATGGCTGCTCATGTGTGCCGTGAACTAGATCTTTCATTTGAGGCCCTTAGTAAACATGATAAGGAAATGGCCAATGAAGCTCTGAAAATGGATTACACAACAAATAAAATGCATGAAAAGGTAAGATCTTCCGTGGATACTGCAATATCCATGAACCCTTACTATGAATTTAGTAAAACCACTATTTTTGGAGAGATAGCTTACGATCTGGAACGTATAGCAGATTATTCCGGGCACATCGCTAATTTTACATTGAAAGAAGCATATGAAATAGATGAAGAAATGATGGTTCTTTTAGGGGAGATGTTTAAACGATCCAAGAACATGGTTAAATGTTCCATAGACGCATTTCTTAATGAAAATCTGGAACTGAAGGATTCTATCATGGAATCTGAAGATAAAATACATAAATTACAGAAGAAATCATTGAACTGCATTGCAACTCAAATGGCCGAAGTTCCTTTTGAGGATAAAGACAGGTCTACATACTATATTTCATTGTCACGGGTAGTTAAAGCTTTTGAAAGAATTGCAGATATATCCATTGAAATTATCGACACTGCAGAGGAATTTTATTACAATGTACCTCGTAGTACTACACCGGAACGTTTCAGAAGACGGAAAAAGAAATTTAATTTATAAAAATCTTTTTTTAATTCCTATATCAGGTAAACAGTTAATAATTGTTTTATTTTGAATAAAATTAGTGTAATAAATAATTTAAACTTATAATTTAGACTTTAAACTTCTGATTTTTCAATCAGGTAGTATAAAAAAGAATTAATTAAAAAATTAAAAAAGAGATTTGAGTGATGGATTAAAAGAGTAAATTACTAAAAATTATTTCTTTTTCTCATTTTCCATAATCTCTTTTATCTTTTTATCTTCCCATTCTTTATTGAAAACTCCCTTCTCACCAAATACTGAGAAGGCATGCCAAACAATACCTATTCCCCAAAATATAGTAACCCAATAAAACCACCAGGCACCGGGACTGGTTAACAAGTTTATTATTAGGAGCATGGCATTAACAATAATATAAATTATTAGATGGTTATAAAACTCTCTAATATCATGCGCCTTTTTTTTGGCCCGTTCATAAGCTTCGTCTTTCATCTGGAAAATCTCCTTTTAAATTCACTAATTATTATTATGAATCTAATTACATAAAAAGTTCGTTACAATATGTATCAATTTTCCAATTTATTCTAATATTAATTCTGATATTAGAGGTTTTACCGATATTAATTTGCACTCGACAATCCATGCAGCATCGGTTCTTCCTGGAGGATAACAGGTTACTAAAAATAATCTTGAAGATCCTGTTTGTGTGAATTTTATGGGGTTATATTCGTAATCCCATTTTATGTGGCCGTTGGAAACAACTTGGTAAGTGTAGCTATTTAATGTTAAAAAATCATCAATTATAACTAAGTCACCAGGCACAAGCATATTAATTTTACTGAAAGGCGCGGAAAATAATGACCGATGCCCCAACAATCCACAGGTACCATTATTACCCGGATAAACACTTTCAGGATAGTGATAAACAGCTCCAAGTGCATTAACTGTATCTGATCTAATACTCCATTTGTAATTTTGTGACGGAATACGAACTTGAGCCCAGTTTAACCTGTTTTGTGAGTTATTATCTAATCTTTCAGGATTTTGAATGTTAAAACTATTAGTAATAGTTTCCACGTATTTATTTCTTTTTTGATCCTTTAAATATTCGCCAATATCTAAAAATTTTATATTTGAAGAATTTTCTGTCGAGTTAAGAGGGTAATTAACTGAAATACTATATAAAAATCCATTATCAACCACCCAAAATTCTGTAAGTTTTGAATGAAGACTACCTTCTTTTATTTTATATATTACTTCGTATCCTTCTTTTCCAGATATTTCAACAGTATTATTTGAGATTAAAGAAAAATTTTCAGTATAATTTCTTTCCAATCTAATTAAATGGTCTCTAAATGTATAATTGGAAGGTAAAGCTTGTTTATTAATGCTTATATTAAGTTCTAGTTCAGGATCATAGAATGTGGCCACAGTATTTACAGTTCCCTTACCAATAATTTCCATTTTTTCAGGATAATTGAAGTTTAATTCTCCGTTATTGAATTCATTGATTTTTCCAACAGAACTACTGGCCATTATCATGGTGATTATTGAAATTATTATTAAAATAATTGGAATTAATTTTTTATTCATGGAAACTTTCCTAATGCTTTTTAAAATGTGATACTTAAAAGATATAATTGGCTATTCTTTTTTTATAGCTTTTCAGATATATTGACTATATGTCTATTAATAATATCTTAAATTTTTACCTTTTTAATCATTGATATTAAATTGATAGATATTCTTTATTTAAAAATTAAAATGAATATTAAAACAAATAAATCTATTTTTGAAGAAAAGAGAGTAATTTAAAGATTTTTCGCTGAGATAATTTTTATGATACCTAGTGATAGGTGGTTTAGTAAGAATAATTCTCTTCGCCATCAAAGTATATTTCATCCAGATCAAAAATTTTTCTAAAAGCAGGCTCTCTACTTTTTTCTTCATTTATGTGGGCTAAGATACCAGGTAATCTTCCGATCATAAATATCCCGCACCCTAAATTCCAATTAAAGCCTAAATCAGATAATATGGCTGCGTTAGCTCCATCTATGTTCATTTTGATTCCTTTGGTTTCTAAAAGCAGGTTTTCAATACATAATGCAAGTTCAGCGTGTTTGCCAAGACAATTATATTTCCGAGATATATCCATCAAAGTTAAAGCTCGGGGGTCTGCATCGTGGTATCTGTGACCAAAACCTGGTATTTTCTTGTTATTTTCAAGTTTGTTGTAAACCACTTCTTGAGCAACATCCTCCATATTGTTATGGACTGAATTTTCAAGATTTTCCTGTAGAAGTTGCATTGATTTTTCTATGGCTCCGGCATGATTTTCTCCAAAAGCCAGCATACCCCCGGCCAGGCAGGCCTGAATTGGAGATCCTGAAGAGGCAATTAGTCTGGCGGCTTGTGTACTGGGGGGTGTAACGCCGTGGTCACAAAATGAGACCAGCACAGCTTCGAACATTTTAGCCTCCTTTTTTGATGGTATTTCGCCTTTTATTAGTAAATAAACCATTTCGGAAAAAGAAAGGTTTTCAATCAAATCTTCCTGTGGATAGCCTCTAGTTATTAATCTGTTTGGTTCTACTTTTGTTATTGCGGTTTTCCACTTAGGATTTTTCGGTTTGAAAATATCTTTTAGGACTTCTTCAGTTATCATAATGGAAGCTAATATAATGAAATGATATATTTAAGTTTAACGCTTTTAGTACAGTATTGGACACAAAATGTGATTTAATTAGCTTTTGGATTTAATACCCTCGTTTGATAATTCACTAAATGTGATATTAATTGCACAAATAGTAACATTTAAATACTGCAATGACAAGGTTAAGTTTGAGGTGATTTAATGGACACCAAATGGATAATAGGAATAATAGTAGTAATAGTGATAATAATTGGTGCAGCTCTTGCCCTTGGTGGTGGCGGCCAACAAAGTGGAGGAACTATCCAAATAGCTGGTTCTACTTCAGTACAACCTGTAGCTGAAAAGCTTGCAGAAGTTTACACTAAATCCAACACTAATGTAAAGATAAATGTTCAAGGTGGAGGTTCAAGTGTAGGTGTTAAAAGTGCTGCTGATGGTACCGCAGATATTGGAACATCTTCCAGAGAATT harbors:
- a CDS encoding PhoU family transcriptional regulator, coding for MNKKARNTTLKAILDVILYDNPSTQDEIAEKLGITRRYVTKLLQPLIKENVVRRAYILDLKKFDEFSDMFEEEKTSREHAGTFIIKDVLKDMAAHVCRELDLSFEALSKHDKEMANEALKMDYTTNKMHEKVRSSVDTAISMNPYYEFSKTTIFGEIAYDLERIADYSGHIANFTLKEAYEIDEEMMVLLGEMFKRSKNMVKCSIDAFLNENLELKDSIMESEDKIHKLQKKSLNCIATQMAEVPFEDKDRSTYYISLSRVVKAFERIADISIEIIDTAEEFYYNVPRSTTPERFRRRKKKFNL
- a CDS encoding histidine kinase, which produces MKDEAYERAKKKAHDIREFYNHLIIYIIVNAMLLIINLLTSPGAWWFYWVTIFWGIGIVWHAFSVFGEKGVFNKEWEDKKIKEIMENEKKK
- a CDS encoding citryl-CoA lyase; the protein is MMITEEVLKDIFKPKNPKWKTAITKVEPNRLITRGYPQEDLIENLSFSEMVYLLIKGEIPSKKEAKMFEAVLVSFCDHGVTPPSTQAARLIASSGSPIQACLAGGMLAFGENHAGAIEKSMQLLQENLENSVHNNMEDVAQEVVYNKLENNKKIPGFGHRYHDADPRALTLMDISRKYNCLGKHAELALCIENLLLETKGIKMNIDGANAAILSDLGFNWNLGCGIFMIGRLPGILAHINEEKSREPAFRKIFDLDEIYFDGEENYSY